DNA from Deinococcus deserti VCD115:
TCACGAGACTGCACACGTTCTGGTACGCCTTGGTGCGGGCGGCTACGGCTGCGGTCTCCTGCCCCTGCTCGAACAGCTTGTTCACGGCTGGCAGGTTGACCCTCATGCGGTTGGTGCCGTTCGGGGGCATGAAGTCCGAATGCAGGCTGGGGTAGAGCGTATCCGGGTCAGGGCCGTTGCCGATTCCCGCGTACACCATCTGGAAGGCCGTGCCGTTGGTGACCTGATTGTAGGTGGGGGTGTCCAGGAAGCGTGGGGTAATTTTGAGGCCCACTTGCGCGAACATCTGCTGCAAGGTCACCAGAACGTCCTTGCTGAGCTGGTCGGTGTAGTACGTGATGACTTCGATGTTCTGACTGCTGTTCCATCCGGCGGCCTGAAGCAGTTGCCGGGCCTTGGCGGGGTCGTAAGCGTACTTATTGACGCTTTTGGGCACGTAGCGGCTGTTTGTGACGGGGCAGTAAGCCAGCTCCGCGCCGCCGCCGTACAGTTGTTTGATGATGGTGTTGCGGTCGATGGCGTGCAACATGGCCTGCCGGACGCGAATGTCTTTGAACTGGTCGCTGGCGTTGTTGAAGCCGAGGTAGTTGGCCACCTGGCTGGGGCCGCTCAGAATGCTGACGCTGCTGCCACTGAATGTTTTGGTGTCGTCCAGGGTCAGGTACGTGAAGTCGATGTTGCCGCTCTTCAGGGCCAGGACAGCGGCCGCCTGCTCCTTGAAGTAACGGTTCACCAGCCGGTCAACTTTGGGTTTGCCTTTGTAGTAATTGGGGTTGGCTTTGAGTTCGACGTACTGGTCAGGCACGTGACGGCTCCACATGAATGGGCCGGTTCCGACGGGTTCGGTACGCCACCAGGTGGAGGTGCGCAGTTCCCGGGCGGGGATTTTTGAGAGTTCGTGCTGAGGCAGGATCATGAAGCTGGTCAGGGCGTCGAGCAACGCCGCGTTGGGCTTGCTCAGGGTCACGACGACCGTCCGTGTATTGGGAGTCTGGATGCTTCGGATGTTGCCGAACTTCGCAGCGAATGCGCTGCCGGAGTCCGGGTTGTTGGCGAGTTCAAGACTGAATTTGACGTCCTTGCTGGTGAAGGGTTTGCCGTCGTGCCATTTCACGCCGCTTTGCAGGATAAAAGTGTATTTCTTGCCGCCGTCCCCGACCACCCAGGAGCTGGCAAGGTCACCACTGATTTTCTTGAACCCGGCGTCATACAGCACGAGGGTGGAGTAGTACTTGTTCAGCCAGGTGAACCCGGCGGTATTGGTGAGCGGGTTGAACTGTTGCGGTGCGCCTCCTGGGCCTTGATCGAAGGCGCCAGTGATGACCTTGTCGGCGGAGGCGGTGCCCAGGGTGGTCAGGGCGAGGGTGAGGGCCAGCACGGAACGCTTGATCATGGTGTTCTCCTGTTGGGGTAGAGGTCAGGATGCGGGGGTGGAGCGGACGTCAGTGACGAGCGTGGTGTCGGTGGATGGAGCGAGGCGTTCGTTGATCTGCTGGAAGTGGGCGTGCATGGCCTGCGTGACCTTGGCTGGTTTTCTCTGACGCAGGGCGTCGACGATGGCCATGTGGTCCTGAGCGGTCTGTTCGAGGTTCCAGTGGGTGGCGCCAGCGCTGCCGTGCAGTCGGCGGAACACTTCCCAGAACAGTTCGACGAGGCGGTTGAGGAAGAGGTTGTGCAGGGGGCGGTAGAGCACGAGGTGGAATTCGCGGTCTTCATCCTCGAAGGTCTCGCCGCGCTTGGCTTTGTCGATCATCTGCTGGGCGAGACGGTGGAGCTGGTCAATCTGTTGCGGGGTGGTGTGGCTGACGACCATGCCGACGAGCCCTTCTTCGAGGGCAGTGCGGACCTGCAACAGGTCGCGCAGGGATTTCCCGTCGCTGGCGAAGGAGTAGGGCAGGTTTTCGAAGATGCTGTCGAAGGTGAAGGCTTTGACGTACAGGCCTTCGCCTTGTCTGGCTTCGAGGATGCCGACGGCTTCCAGGGTCTTCACGCCTTCGCGCAGGGACAGGCGGCTCATGCCCATGTCTTTGGCCAGCTGGCTTTCGGAAGGAAGCAGATCGCCGGGTCGCAGGTGGTGTTCTTCGATGTAGCGTTTGATGGCGATTTGTGCCTGGCGGTAGGCGGGTACTTTGGTGGTCATGCGGCCTCCTGCATGCGAGAGGTCTGTTCCGAGCGAGAACATCAGATATCTGATAGGTAGATTGAGCATAAGGACTGTGACCTCAAACGTCAAGCACCGGTCATGGGTTGCCTGATCAGCATTCATCGCGCTCCCTCAAGGCCTTCTGCAAGGCGAAATAACCCGACTCAACACGTGAGCAGGTGACTCAGACAGGTGCTGTTTGACAGAACACTATGCCCCCGATACGATGCTCCTGCTTCTCGTCACTTATCAGACATCTAACCTCAGATAACTGAGCTGCGGGGTAGTGTTCCGCTCGCTGGAGGTCCTTATGAGCAGCATGTTTCGGTCTGCCGCCCAGGGCGGCGACAGCGGTGGCGAACACGGCGGCACCTATCCTGACCTGCCGCTGCCGCTCACACATGGCGTGGGCGGAATCATCGGTACGACCGTTTACGCTGGACTGGGCACCGCCGGGCAGAAATTCTTTGCACTGGACCTCACGCAACCCAACCGCGTATGGACCGAAGTGGCTGCCTTTCCCGACCCTGCGCGTGACCAGGCTGCGGCCGCCGTGGCAAACGGAAAACTGTACGTGTTCGGTGGAATCGGGAAAAGCACGCCTGAGGCCACCACCGCGGTATTTCATCAGGTCCACGTCTATGATCCAGGTGCCAACACCTGGGCCATGCTGAACACCCGCGTTCCCCGGGAAATCGCTGGAGGCAGCGCCGTTACCCAGGGCGACCGGATCCTTCTCTTCGGCGGTGTCAACCGCACCATCTTCGACAGGTACTTTGAGGACATGGCGGCCGCCGGAACCGACAAGGACAGAAGAGACACAGTGACACTCGCGTACTTCAACCAGCGACCTCAGGACTACCGCTTCAGCCGGGACCTTCAGGCCTACTCTCCCGCCACCAACACCTGGGAATCCCTGGGGGTTGTGCCCTTCGCTGGTCGGACTGGAGCCGCCCTCCACTTAGAGGGCAATATCCTGACCGTGATGAATGGCGAGCTCAAACCTGGCCTCCGCACGCCCGCTGTCCATCAAGGCGTCGTCAGCCCGGCGGGCGTCACCTGGCGCGCGTTGCCTGACCTTCCCCCCCCAGCGGCTGGCCAAGTCCAGGAAGGTCTGGCCGGCGCCTACACCGGGTGCAGTGGTGGTGCGC
Protein-coding regions in this window:
- a CDS encoding ABC transporter substrate-binding protein, translating into MIKRSVLALTLALTTLGTASADKVITGAFDQGPGGAPQQFNPLTNTAGFTWLNKYYSTLVLYDAGFKKISGDLASSWVVGDGGKKYTFILQSGVKWHDGKPFTSKDVKFSLELANNPDSGSAFAAKFGNIRSIQTPNTRTVVVTLSKPNAALLDALTSFMILPQHELSKIPARELRTSTWWRTEPVGTGPFMWSRHVPDQYVELKANPNYYKGKPKVDRLVNRYFKEQAAAVLALKSGNIDFTYLTLDDTKTFSGSSVSILSGPSQVANYLGFNNASDQFKDIRVRQAMLHAIDRNTIIKQLYGGGAELAYCPVTNSRYVPKSVNKYAYDPAKARQLLQAAGWNSSQNIEVITYYTDQLSKDVLVTLQQMFAQVGLKITPRFLDTPTYNQVTNGTAFQMVYAGIGNGPDPDTLYPSLHSDFMPPNGTNRMRVNLPAVNKLFEQGQETAAVAARTKAYQNVCSLVNEQLPWATLWTAKRFGGATKDLVNFVWTPAPGGGRYDDQAHLWDIK
- a CDS encoding FadR/GntR family transcriptional regulator produces the protein MTTKVPAYRQAQIAIKRYIEEHHLRPGDLLPSESQLAKDMGMSRLSLREGVKTLEAVGILEARQGEGLYVKAFTFDSIFENLPYSFASDGKSLRDLLQVRTALEEGLVGMVVSHTTPQQIDQLHRLAQQMIDKAKRGETFEDEDREFHLVLYRPLHNLFLNRLVELFWEVFRRLHGSAGATHWNLEQTAQDHMAIVDALRQRKPAKVTQAMHAHFQQINERLAPSTDTTLVTDVRSTPAS
- a CDS encoding N-acetylneuraminate epimerase; this translates as MSSMFRSAAQGGDSGGEHGGTYPDLPLPLTHGVGGIIGTTVYAGLGTAGQKFFALDLTQPNRVWTEVAAFPDPARDQAAAAVANGKLYVFGGIGKSTPEATTAVFHQVHVYDPGANTWAMLNTRVPREIAGGSAVTQGDRILLFGGVNRTIFDRYFEDMAAAGTDKDRRDTVTLAYFNQRPQDYRFSRDLQAYSPATNTWESLGVVPFAGRTGAALHLEGNILTVMNGELKPGLRTPAVHQGVVSPAGVTWRALPDLPPPAAGQVQEGLAGAYTGCSGGALLLAGGTNFPGSSAQFARGTLYAHQGLKKTWHTTVYALRGGRWSIAGQLPQAQGHGLSIQFGDEVLLIGGELPGGTASAKVISVQVKDGQLLTAR